One genomic region from Rhodothermales bacterium encodes:
- a CDS encoding carboxypeptidase-like regulatory domain-containing protein, producing MRFPLLLLALLAALPANGQSLFGTVRDATDGSPLPGAHVFIDGTQQGDVVGDDGSFSLTLPERRPLVVVVSMVGFRLKTISITPRLDLSEAQDIQLEEDPVILGEFVVEAVKPRALRRLRGRVEDLLFSTTPAGSRCEFENPQALDIQNNGGRLDVRAREPVQILNPYLGYRITVHGMTLQGTQRFYNFTGRLQFEDLPAANQKVIDSRQERRERVYRGSRQHFLRSLVEGSLPESGFYAELVQQPGTTSGGDAVSENFGDARDGGASVLYGDPDDLTRSLMFTGALMVRYRRERPLPAYGSFLRSVNVQQPNTRERISWLELPTGIALLDRYGVPFADGSAPPLSHYGYWSWERVCDALPADWTP from the coding sequence ATGCGATTTCCCCTTCTCCTGCTTGCCCTGCTTGCCGCCCTGCCCGCTAACGGTCAGAGCCTGTTTGGTACCGTGCGCGATGCCACTGACGGCAGTCCTCTGCCGGGTGCCCACGTCTTTATCGACGGCACGCAGCAGGGCGATGTCGTAGGAGACGACGGATCATTTTCGCTGACCCTGCCGGAGCGCCGCCCGCTTGTCGTAGTCGTCTCGATGGTGGGCTTTCGCCTCAAGACCATCTCGATCACGCCCCGACTTGACTTGTCTGAGGCGCAGGACATCCAGCTCGAGGAGGATCCGGTCATTCTCGGTGAGTTCGTCGTCGAGGCCGTCAAACCTCGCGCCTTGCGCCGACTGAGAGGTCGTGTGGAGGACCTGCTCTTCAGCACCACCCCCGCTGGATCACGCTGCGAGTTTGAAAACCCGCAAGCCTTGGATATTCAGAACAACGGCGGTCGCCTGGACGTGCGCGCCCGCGAGCCGGTCCAGATTCTCAATCCGTACTTGGGCTATCGCATCACGGTGCACGGGATGACGCTGCAGGGCACCCAGCGCTTCTACAACTTTACCGGGCGCCTGCAATTCGAGGATCTTCCCGCGGCAAATCAGAAGGTGATCGACAGTCGTCAGGAACGGCGCGAGCGAGTCTATCGCGGCTCACGCCAACACTTCCTTCGCTCACTCGTCGAGGGTTCACTTCCAGAGTCGGGGTTCTACGCCGAGCTGGTTCAGCAACCCGGCACGACCTCAGGTGGAGACGCGGTTTCCGAGAACTTCGGCGACGCCCGCGACGGCGGCGCATCCGTCCTCTACGGCGACCCCGATGACCTCACGCGCAGCCTCATGTTTACGGGAGCCCTGATGGTGCGCTACCGCCGCGAGCGACCACTCCCCGCCTACGGCTCCTTCCTTCGCTCCGTGAACGTGCAGCAGCCGAACACGCGGGAGCGCATCTCATGGCTGGAGCTGCCGACAGGAATCGCGCTCCTGGATCGGTATGGCGTCCCCTTCGCAGACGGGTCCGCTCCGCCCCTCTCCCACTACGGCTACTGGTCCTGGGAGCGTGTGTGCGATGCGCTGCCTGCCGACTGGACACCGTAA